The genomic interval CGCACCGCAGCATCCAGCGCCAGCGCAGACGGAAGGCGACCGAGCTCGTCACGCCCACCGGGCGGATCCCTGCGCACAGCAGAGCGAGGGGAACCAGCGGCAGCAGAACCGCGAGCGAGCCGAGCAGCATCACGAGACTCAGCGGGTTGGTGATGTCGCTCAGCAGAGCGACGAGCCAGTCGGCGAAGTCGGGCCGAGCGAGGTCGTCGAGGGTGACCTGACCCACGGCCATCGCGACGACGAACCAGATGATGTTGAGCGCGAGAAGCGCGGTGAGGGCGAACACGCCGAAGAGCAGCACCGCAACCAGCGGACGCCACCACCGGTAGCGAGGGTTGGTGCGATACAGGCGGTGATACGCGGTGGGCGACTCGACGGGGGGCGGAGGCGGCGGCAGCTGCGTCCATCCCGCGGGGACCATGACCGGGCCGCCCGGCACGTTCGCGGAGTACGGCAGCGGGGCTCCCGCGACCGGCTGCGGCGCATTCGCCTCGACAGGGGCGAACGGCGGCGTGGGTGTACCGCGATCGTCGGGCGGGGGAACCGAGTCTGTCATCACACCAGTCAATCAGCAGCGGGGCGACCCCGCCTCCGTCATACGGCGGAGGCGGGATCGAATGGGGTCAGGCGCCGCGCAGGCGCTCGGCGAGGTAGCCGTGCAGGCGGTCGAGCGAGACACGCTCCTGCGACATGGTGTCGCGCTCGCGCACGGTGACGGCCTTGTCGTCGAGGGTGTCGAAGTCCACCGTGACGGCGAACGGCGTGCCGATCTCGTCCTGGCGGCGGTAGCGGCGGCCGATGGCGCCCGCGTCGTCGAACTCGATCGCCCAGTCCTCGCGCAGATCTGCGGCGAGCTCGCGCGCGACGGGCGAGAGCTGCTCGTTGCGCGACAGCGGGAGCACCGCGACCTTGACGGGTGCGAGGCGACGGTCGAGGCGCAGCACGGTGCGCACATCCGTTCCGCCCTTGGCGTTGGGCGCCTCGTCTTCGCTGTAGGCGTCGATGAGGAACGCCATGAGCGCACGGGTGAGACCGAACGCGGGCTCGATCACATACGGGATCCAGCGCTCGTTCGTGGTCTGGTCGAAGTACGACAGATCCTTGCCCGACTTCTCGGAATGGGTCTTCAGGTCGAAGTCGGTGCGGTTCGCGATGCCCATGAGCTCGCCCCACTCGCCCGAGGCGAAGTTGAAGCGGTACTCGACGTCGACCGTGCGCTTCGAGTAGTGGCTGAGCTTCTCCTGCGGGTGCTCGTAGAGGCGCAGGTTGTCGGGCTTGATGCCGAGCCCCGTGTACCAGTCGTGCGACGCATCGATCCAGTACTGGTGCCATTCCTCGTCGGTGCCGGGCTTGACGAAGAACTCCATCTCCATCTGCTCGAACTCGCGCGTGCGGAAGAT from Salinibacterium sp. ZJ70 carries:
- a CDS encoding glycine--tRNA ligase, which codes for MASSNPLDQVISLAKRRGFVYQAGEIYGGSRSAWDYGPLGTALKENIKREWWKFMVQRRDDIVGIDSSVILPRQVWEASGHVDVFSDPLVECTQCHKRYREDHLIESFEEKKGRAPEGGLAEIVCENCGTRGQWTEPRAFSGLLKTFLGPVDDEEGMHYLRPETAQGIFVNFANVLSSSRMKPPFGIAQIGKSFRNEITPGNFIFRTREFEQMEMEFFVKPGTDEEWHQYWIDASHDWYTGLGIKPDNLRLYEHPQEKLSHYSKRTVDVEYRFNFASGEWGELMGIANRTDFDLKTHSEKSGKDLSYFDQTTNERWIPYVIEPAFGLTRALMAFLIDAYSEDEAPNAKGGTDVRTVLRLDRRLAPVKVAVLPLSRNEQLSPVARELAADLREDWAIEFDDAGAIGRRYRRQDEIGTPFAVTVDFDTLDDKAVTVRERDTMSQERVSLDRLHGYLAERLRGA